The Brassica oleracea var. oleracea cultivar TO1000 chromosome C6, BOL, whole genome shotgun sequence genome includes a region encoding these proteins:
- the LOC106296731 gene encoding lectin-like protein At1g53070: MTTMQTLCFITLFIAIFTSQTTSAYRFKFNHFGNSTDLFSFHGDAEYGHDTDGTTRSGSLSLTKDKTPFSHGRAILINPIIFKPPNNASSVYPFKTSFTFSITPHNTNPAPGHGFAFLVVPSNQHAGSGLGFLSLVNRTSNGNPSNHLFAVEFDVFQDKSFKDINDNHVGIDINSVDSVTSVKSGYWVMTRNGWLFKDLKLNSGDKYTAWIEYNNNLKVISVTIGFAHLKKPNRPLIEAKYDLSNVLLEKMYAGFAGSMGRGVERHEIWDWTFQN; the protein is encoded by the coding sequence ATGACGACCATGCAAACACTCTGCTTCATCACTCTCTTCATAGCTATCTTCACCTCTCAAACCACTTCTGCTTACAGATTCAAATTCAACCACTTCGGTAACAGCACCGATCTCTTCTCATTTCATGGTGACGCAGAGTATGGTCACGACACCGACGGCACGACCCGGTCCGGTTCTCTCTCATTGACCAAAGACAAAACTCCTTTCTCTCATGGTCGAGCCATTCTCATCAACCCAATCATATTCAAACCTCCCAACAACGCTTCTTCTGTTTACCCTTTCAAGACCTCTTTCACTTTCTCCATCACTCCACACAACACAAACCCTGCTCCTGGTCACGGTTTCGCCTTCCTCGTCGTCCCAAGTAACCAACATGCCGGTTCCGGTTTAGGCTTCCTAAGTCTCGTGAACCGAACCAGTAACGGTAATCCAAGTAACCATCTCTTTGCTGTTGAATTCGATGTGTTTCAGGACAAGTCTTTTAAAGACATCAACGATAACCATGTCGGAATCGACATTAATTCGGTCGACTCGGTGACTTCGGTTAAATCCGGTTATTGGGTTATGACAAGAAACGGTTGGTTGTTCAAAGATTTGAAGTTGAATAGTGGAGATAAGTACACGGCTTGGATCGAGTACAACAACAATTTAAAAGTGATCTCGGTTACGATCGGGTTCGCGCATTTGAAGAAACCGAACCGACCTTTGATTGAAGCGAAGTACGATCTCTCTAATGTGCTGCTCGAGAAGATGTACGCCGGTTTTGCCGGTTCAATGGGCCGTGGTGTTGAGCGTCACGAGATCTGGGACTGGACTTTCCAGAATTAA
- the LOC106297354 gene encoding lectin-like protein At1g53070: MSKGSTFVAFIILTSLLEKRAKITMQTPCFITLFIAISISQATSAYRFQFKNFGINGSDLFSFHGDAEYGPDAGRMSRSGALALTQFRIPFSHGRAIYINPITLKPPNNASSVYPFKTSFTFSITPHNTNPTPGHGFAFLVVPRNQDDAASGLGYLSLVNRTSNGNPNNHLFAVEFDVFQDKSLHDINDNHVGIDINSVDSVTSVKSGYWVMTRNGWLFKDLKLSSGDKYTAWVEYNNNLKVISVTIGLAHLRKPNRPLIEAKYDLSNVLLEKMYAGFAGSMGRGVETHEVWDWTFQN; this comes from the exons ATGTCGAAGGGGTCGACGTTTGTGGCG TTCATCATCTTGACTTCACTTCTCGAAAAGAGAGCAAAGATCACCATGCAAACACCCTGCTTCATCACTCTCTTCATAGCTATCTCCATCTCTCAAGCCACTTCTGCTTACAGATTCCAATTCAAAAACTTCGGTATTAATGGCTCTGATCTCTTCTCGTTCCATGGAGACGCAGAGTATGGTCCCGACGCCGGTCGGATGAGCCGGTCGGGTGCTCTCGCTTTGACCCAATTCAGAATTCCTTTCTCTCATGGTCGAGCCATTTACATCAACCCAATCACCTTGAAGCCTCCCAACAACGCTTCTTCTGTTTACCCTTTCAAGACCTCTTTCACTTTCTCCATCACTCCTCACAACACAAACCCTACCCCTGGTCACGGTTTTGCCTTCCTCGTCGTCCCACGTAACCAAGACGACGCCGCTTCCGGTTTAGGCTACCTCAGTCTCGTGAACCGAACCAGTAACGGTAATCCAAATAACCATCTCTTTGCGGTTGAGTTTGATGTTTTTCAGGACAAGTCTCTTCACGACATCAACGATAACCATGTCGGAATCGACATTAATTCGGTCGACTCTGTGACTTCGGTTAAATCCGGTTATTGGGTTATGACAAGAAACGGTTGGTTGTTCAAGGATTTGAAGCTGAGCAGTGGAGATAAGTACACGGCTTGGGTCGAGTACAACAACAATTTAAAAGTGATCTCGGTTACGATCGGGCTCGCGCATTTGAGGAAACCGAACCGGCCTTTGATTGAAGCGAAATACGATCTCTCCAATGTTCTTCTCGAGAAAATGTATGCCGGTTTTGCCGGTTCAATGGGCCGTGGTGTCGAGACCCACGAGGTCTGGGACTGGACTTTCCAGAATTAG